A section of the Leptotrichia buccalis C-1013-b genome encodes:
- a CDS encoding DHH family phosphoesterase, translating to MNKNYKGNILPKEIVDKIKIAKNIILTAHINPDGDALGSLLAFYFMIKAYCKKNNMEKMVKIVVDDKLPKYMRHFEDTKLIFNYESFVDEFKNNFQNNEKFDLFISLDCANEERYGKSVEIKRQSEQSINIDHHISNTEHADFNYVESICSTGELLHQFLEVFDIELTKKIAEYMYLGIINDTGNFRHDNVTEHTFLVCSKLIGAGANNHKISNIIFEMSEKKVDLIGEVYKNKIIDENYKFASYYLTSKKMKELGIEKDETDGTAEMLLRIEGMEISLFVREDADGALKGSFRANDKYNVNEIASIFGGGGHIKAAGFKTNLSFEEILEKTYEKLKK from the coding sequence ATGAATAAAAATTATAAAGGAAATATTTTACCAAAAGAAATTGTTGACAAAATAAAAATTGCTAAAAATATAATCTTAACAGCACATATTAATCCAGATGGAGATGCACTTGGTTCTCTTTTAGCATTTTATTTTATGATAAAAGCATACTGTAAAAAAAATAATATGGAAAAAATGGTAAAAATTGTTGTTGATGACAAATTGCCAAAATATATGCGACATTTTGAAGATACAAAACTGATTTTTAATTATGAAAGTTTTGTAGATGAATTTAAAAATAATTTTCAGAATAATGAAAAATTTGATTTGTTTATAAGTTTGGATTGTGCAAATGAAGAAAGATATGGGAAATCTGTTGAAATAAAAAGACAAAGTGAACAGTCAATCAATATTGACCATCATATAAGCAATACTGAACATGCTGATTTTAATTATGTGGAAAGTATTTGCAGTACAGGAGAGCTTTTGCATCAGTTTTTAGAAGTTTTTGATATTGAATTAACTAAAAAAATAGCAGAATATATGTATCTTGGAATTATTAATGATACAGGCAATTTTAGACACGATAATGTTACAGAGCATACTTTCCTCGTCTGTTCCAAATTAATTGGAGCAGGAGCAAATAATCATAAGATTTCAAACATTATTTTTGAAATGAGTGAAAAAAAGGTTGACCTTATAGGTGAAGTTTATAAAAATAAAATAATTGATGAAAATTATAAATTTGCAAGCTATTATTTGACAAGCAAAAAAATGAAAGAGCTTGGTATTGAAAAGGATGAAACAGATGGGACAGCTGAAATGCTTCTTCGTATTGAAGGAATGGAAATATCGTTATTTGTGAGAGAAGATGCAGATGGTGCTTTGAAAGGGAGTTTCCGTGCCAATGATAAGTATAATGTAAATGAAATAGCTTCTATTTTTGGCGGCGGTGGGCATATAAAGGCTGCTGGATTTAAAACAAATTTATCATTTGAAGAAATTTTGGAAAAAACTTATGAAAAGTTAAAAAAGTAA
- a CDS encoding SPOR domain-containing protein yields the protein MSFRLNPFKVMRAIGIVAIFVYAIVLIIGYKNSKVTTTDSITKDMKIRKKDFYNSKEYKNNLTLPTQVIENNNETVAKEIENTKPAQSIDLPKDDNKNQVKIDENAAEKKKKEEQKKLEAQKLEQAKIAEQKRQEEAKKQARKQAEEKAKAEAKKKEAQTPKGPRKYIQVASVGSESSAKEITKKLGKNFYYKKTTVNGRTAYVVMSNMTDNPNTLKAMENQAKAKSGGGYMIRSVGK from the coding sequence ATGAGTTTTCGATTAAATCCGTTTAAAGTAATGAGAGCTATTGGGATTGTTGCAATTTTTGTTTATGCTATAGTGCTAATAATAGGATATAAAAATTCAAAAGTTACTACAACGGATAGCATTACAAAAGATATGAAAATTAGAAAAAAAGATTTTTATAATTCTAAAGAATATAAGAACAATTTAACTTTACCAACTCAAGTTATAGAAAATAATAACGAAACAGTCGCTAAGGAAATTGAAAATACTAAGCCTGCACAGTCGATAGATTTACCAAAAGATGACAATAAAAATCAAGTAAAAATCGATGAAAATGCTGCTGAAAAGAAAAAAAAAGAAGAGCAAAAAAAGTTAGAAGCACAAAAATTAGAACAAGCAAAAATAGCCGAACAAAAACGTCAAGAAGAGGCTAAAAAGCAAGCACGTAAACAAGCAGAAGAAAAAGCAAAAGCTGAAGCTAAAAAAAAGGAAGCTCAGACTCCAAAAGGACCAAGAAAGTATATACAAGTAGCTTCAGTAGGTTCAGAATCTTCAGCCAAAGAAATAACTAAAAAATTAGGAAAAAATTTTTATTATAAAAAAACAACAGTAAACGGAAGAACAGCCTATGTTGTAATGTCAAATATGACAGATAATCCTAATACATTAAAAGCTATGGAAAATCAGGCAAAAGCAAAATCTGGCGGTGGATATATGATTCGTTCCGTTGGAAAATAG
- a CDS encoding 5'-methylthioadenosine/adenosylhomocysteine nucleosidase, protein MTGIIAAVIEEAEAIKKEIENIKEIVINEISFFTGKFNEKEIVFVQSGIGKVNAAITATLLIEKFNVKEVIFSGVAGSLDARLKIGDVVIGRDIVQHDVDATAFGYKMGQIPQMKEWAFESDKYLIEKTAKINNINHQILLGRILTGDQFISKKDVKIQLGKDFDALCVDMESGAVAQVCARLGIKFLIIRSISDSITDDSGMEYTSFVKLAAENSKKILKEII, encoded by the coding sequence ATGACGGGAATTATCGCGGCTGTGATTGAAGAAGCCGAGGCAATAAAAAAAGAAATTGAAAATATAAAGGAAATCGTAATAAATGAGATATCATTTTTTACTGGGAAATTTAATGAAAAAGAGATTGTATTTGTACAATCTGGAATTGGAAAAGTAAATGCAGCAATTACAGCAACTTTGTTAATTGAAAAATTTAATGTGAAAGAAGTAATTTTTTCAGGGGTAGCTGGATCGCTGGATGCAAGACTAAAAATAGGGGATGTAGTTATCGGAAGAGATATTGTTCAACACGATGTCGATGCTACAGCATTTGGATATAAAATGGGACAAATCCCTCAAATGAAAGAATGGGCCTTTGAATCAGATAAATATTTGATTGAGAAAACTGCGAAAATAAATAATATAAATCATCAAATACTGCTTGGAAGAATTTTGACAGGGGATCAGTTTATAAGTAAAAAGGATGTAAAAATTCAATTGGGAAAAGATTTTGATGCACTTTGTGTGGATATGGAAAGTGGAGCCGTAGCTCAGGTATGTGCGAGATTAGGTATAAAATTCCTGATAATCCGTTCAATATCTGATTCAATTACTGATGATTCAGGGATGGAATATACAAGTTTTGTAAAACTTGCGGCAGAAAATTCCAAAAAAATATTAAAGGAAATTATTTAG
- a CDS encoding FxLYD domain-containing protein — protein sequence MRKRILMTGTMLMTSSCSAISGVGSVVGGTIKAAGGITGAVISTSGKIIGGIIGGKDGEIKAKNTKYKFSGSEVEITNGKTVVTGILTHNGITKRNLTIEVPCFDKNNAKVGDAVDNISSLSKNEKWEFQAIINTDEVKTCKLKDTYIYEAGANTINIGDDSNIESIESDDEEQID from the coding sequence TTGAGAAAAAGAATTTTAATGACAGGAACAATGCTAATGACTTCCTCTTGCAGTGCTATAAGTGGAGTTGGAAGTGTAGTTGGCGGAACAATAAAGGCTGCAGGTGGGATAACAGGAGCAGTTATTAGCACTTCAGGGAAAATAATTGGCGGAATTATAGGTGGAAAAGATGGTGAAATAAAAGCTAAAAATACAAAATATAAATTTTCAGGCTCAGAAGTGGAAATAACGAATGGAAAAACAGTTGTTACAGGAATATTGACACATAACGGAATAACTAAAAGAAATCTAACAATAGAAGTTCCATGTTTTGACAAGAACAATGCAAAGGTTGGAGATGCCGTTGATAATATAAGTTCCCTTTCCAAAAATGAAAAATGGGAATTTCAGGCAATTATTAATACAGACGAAGTAAAAACTTGTAAGCTGAAAGACACTTATATTTATGAAGCTGGAGCAAATACTATTAACATTGGTGATGATAGTAATATAGAAAGTATAGAAAGTGATGATGAAGAGCAAATTGATTAA
- a CDS encoding type I phosphomannose isomerase catalytic subunit: MLYPMKFKKFFVEKVWGGREFETKLGMTLPEGKKIGESWEVSAHPHGMGIVENGALAGQRLDDIYKEYKGELTGKKVYEKYPNKFPLLIKYLDVNDRLSIQVHPSDEVALKKHNEFGKSESWYIMEASDDATLILGIKPGITKEKFLEKVEKNDFDGLFEEKTVKKGDFIDITPGTVHASLKGSVLFAEVQQNSDVTYRIYDFDRIDENGKKRELHLQDSADVIDFGKEVKIKNTEFDASENGKDILRKHIIEKEYYSIDKVKFTDSFEDVNNESMTIYSILEGEGKIVWGENEELPVKKGETVLIPVRINTKTIGNFEILRTII; encoded by the coding sequence ATGTTATATCCAATGAAGTTTAAAAAATTTTTTGTGGAAAAAGTGTGGGGTGGACGTGAATTTGAAACAAAATTGGGAATGACGCTACCTGAAGGTAAAAAAATTGGCGAGTCTTGGGAAGTGTCGGCACATCCACATGGAATGGGTATTGTAGAAAATGGTGCTTTGGCTGGACAAAGACTGGATGATATTTACAAGGAGTATAAAGGAGAGCTTACTGGAAAAAAGGTTTATGAAAAATATCCAAATAAATTTCCGCTTCTTATAAAATATCTGGACGTAAACGACAGACTTTCTATCCAGGTGCATCCAAGCGATGAAGTTGCCTTAAAAAAACACAATGAATTTGGAAAAAGCGAATCTTGGTATATAATGGAGGCAAGTGATGACGCTACTTTGATTTTGGGAATAAAACCTGGTATTACAAAGGAAAAATTTTTAGAAAAAGTGGAAAAGAATGATTTTGACGGGTTATTTGAAGAAAAAACTGTTAAAAAAGGTGATTTTATTGATATTACACCGGGAACAGTTCACGCCTCATTAAAAGGAAGCGTACTTTTTGCAGAAGTTCAGCAAAATTCAGATGTAACTTATAGAATTTATGATTTTGACAGAATTGATGAAAATGGAAAAAAAAGAGAACTGCATTTACAGGATTCTGCTGATGTAATTGATTTTGGAAAAGAAGTTAAAATAAAAAATACTGAGTTTGATGCTTCTGAAAATGGGAAAGATATTTTGAGAAAACATATTATAGAAAAAGAATACTATTCAATTGATAAAGTAAAATTTACTGATTCTTTTGAAGATGTAAACAATGAAAGCATGACAATTTACTCAATTCTGGAAGGGGAAGGAAAAATTGTATGGGGAGAAAATGAAGAACTTCCAGTCAAAAAAGGTGAAACAGTTTTAATTCCTGTCAGAATCAACACAAAAACTATTGGAAATTTTGAAATTTTGAGAACAATAATTTAA
- the nagB gene encoding glucosamine-6-phosphate deaminase, with translation MRVIILKNADEVAKWSAYQIAKKILKFNPTKEKPFVLGLPTGSTPLATYKELINLYNEKILSFENVVTFNMDEYVGLKPEDPQSYHYFMNENFFKYINIKKENINILDGCAKDLEKECQDYEEKIKKVGGIQLFLGGVGEDGHIAFNEPGSSLSSHTRDKDLTYDTILANSRFFDNDIEKVPKLALTIGVGTLMESKEVMILANGYKKARAVYHGVEGGVNHLWTISALQLHRRAVLVIDEMAASDIKVKTYRYFKEIEAKNLDLEEYKKYLIELAK, from the coding sequence ATGCGTGTAATTATCTTGAAAAATGCTGATGAAGTTGCAAAATGGAGTGCATATCAAATAGCTAAAAAAATATTAAAATTTAATCCTACAAAAGAAAAGCCTTTTGTATTAGGGCTTCCTACTGGTTCTACACCGCTTGCAACTTATAAAGAACTAATAAATTTATACAATGAAAAAATATTGTCATTTGAAAATGTTGTAACTTTCAATATGGATGAATATGTTGGATTAAAGCCAGAAGATCCACAAAGTTACCATTATTTTATGAACGAAAACTTTTTTAAATATATTAATATAAAAAAAGAAAATATAAATATTCTGGATGGATGTGCGAAAGATTTGGAAAAGGAATGTCAAGATTATGAGGAAAAAATAAAAAAAGTTGGCGGGATTCAGCTATTTTTAGGCGGTGTTGGAGAAGATGGACATATAGCATTTAACGAGCCAGGTTCATCGCTTTCATCACATACACGTGACAAAGATTTGACTTATGATACAATCTTGGCAAATTCTAGATTTTTTGACAACGATATTGAAAAAGTACCAAAATTGGCTTTGACAATAGGTGTAGGAACATTAATGGAGTCAAAGGAAGTTATGATTCTTGCAAATGGCTATAAAAAGGCTCGTGCAGTTTATCATGGCGTAGAAGGCGGAGTAAATCATCTCTGGACAATTTCGGCTTTGCAGCTGCATAGAAGGGCGGTACTGGTAATTGATGAGATGGCGGCTTCAGATATAAAGGTTAAGACATATAGGTATTTTAAGGAAATTGAAGCTAAGAACTTGGATTTGGAAGAGTATAAAAAATATTTGATTGAATTAGCAAAATAG
- the nagA gene encoding N-acetylglucosamine-6-phosphate deacetylase, producing the protein MIIKNAKIFDGEKFIGENAVVLEGKFIKKVTDFDLIEEKEVENQEVIDVKGMVLSPGFIDLQINGCGGVLFNDDISRKTLEIMNETNKRYGCTSFLPTLITSPDEKIEKSLNLMKEMEDKEEIGVLGLHIEGPYISVEKKGIHRPEYIRVLSDEMVQKIAEAGTEVTKIITIAPEKAKIEHLEKLKKGGINIAVGHTNATYKECMEKKDYFNCATHLYNAMRALDSREPGVVGFLFNNDTTNCGIIVDGLHMDFASVEIAKKILKDRLYLVTDAVSPAGTDNMTEFMFEGNRVLYKDGKCVSPEGTLGGSALVMIDGVKNLVEKVYVSLEEALRMATSYPAEAVAVDGKYGFIKEGYFADLTYFDEKFNVKGTVSKGKLTKY; encoded by the coding sequence ATGATTATAAAAAATGCGAAAATTTTTGATGGGGAGAAGTTTATTGGGGAAAATGCGGTTGTTTTAGAGGGGAAATTTATAAAAAAAGTAACAGATTTTGATTTGATTGAGGAAAAGGAAGTGGAAAATCAGGAAGTAATTGATGTCAAAGGGATGGTATTGTCGCCAGGGTTTATTGATTTGCAGATTAACGGATGTGGAGGAGTGCTGTTTAATGATGATATTTCGAGAAAAACACTTGAGATAATGAATGAGACTAATAAAAGATACGGATGTACTTCGTTTTTGCCTACACTTATAACTTCGCCTGATGAGAAAATTGAGAAATCCTTGAATCTTATGAAGGAAATGGAAGATAAGGAGGAAATTGGAGTTTTGGGGCTTCATATTGAAGGGCCGTATATAAGTGTTGAGAAAAAGGGGATTCACCGTCCTGAATATATAAGAGTCCTGTCTGATGAAATGGTGCAAAAAATAGCGGAGGCAGGGACTGAGGTTACGAAAATAATAACAATTGCACCTGAAAAGGCTAAGATTGAACATCTTGAAAAATTGAAAAAGGGGGGGATTAATATCGCTGTGGGGCATACGAATGCAACTTATAAGGAATGCATGGAAAAGAAAGACTATTTTAACTGTGCGACACATTTATATAATGCAATGAGGGCGTTGGATTCGAGAGAGCCTGGAGTTGTAGGATTTTTATTCAATAATGATACTACAAATTGCGGGATAATAGTTGACGGGCTTCATATGGATTTTGCTTCTGTGGAAATTGCTAAGAAAATATTGAAGGATAGGCTTTATCTCGTGACAGATGCGGTTAGCCCAGCTGGAACTGATAATATGACGGAATTTATGTTCGAAGGGAATAGAGTTTTGTATAAGGATGGTAAATGTGTTTCGCCAGAAGGGACTTTGGGAGGTTCTGCCCTAGTTATGATTGATGGAGTGAAAAATCTTGTGGAAAAAGTTTATGTTTCGCTAGAAGAAGCGCTTAGAATGGCTACTTCTTATCCAGCAGAGGCTGTAGCTGTGGATGGAAAATATGGATTTATAAAGGAAGGATATTTTGCGGATTTGACGTATTTTGATGAAAAATTTAACGTGAAAGGAACTGTAAGTAAGGGAAAATTGACAAAATATTAA